In Pajaroellobacter abortibovis, the following are encoded in one genomic region:
- a CDS encoding DUF167 domain-containing protein — protein MSAFIQVLVVPNAKQTRVLGMYGDALKVVLHAKPIEGEANRVLLEILSDYYRVPKSRVEIVKGLRSRKKWIRIKER, from the coding sequence ATGTCAGCGTTCATTCAAGTTCTTGTGGTGCCTAACGCTAAACAGACGCGGGTTCTGGGTATGTATGGCGATGCTCTCAAAGTTGTCTTGCATGCTAAGCCTATTGAAGGTGAAGCGAACCGTGTCCTCTTAGAAATCTTGAGTGATTATTATCGCGTGCCAAAATCGCGGGTTGAAATCGTTAAGGGTCTCCGTTCTCGAAAAAAGTGGATCAGAATAAAAGAACGCTGA
- a CDS encoding methylated-DNA--[protein]-cysteine S-methyltransferase, which translates to MVFCYTFFDVPIGSCAMVWCEAGGIVRLFLPDNSTSLQSTIETRWPDAQNVHPKGEVLDVIKGVGSYFTEGREVPLTPLLMMKHMPSFYQRVYQRTQRIQRGAVATYKEIASDVGSPRAARAVGRAMSLNPFPLLIPCHRVLKSNEQLGGFSAPGGTSLKAQLLAMEGVKL; encoded by the coding sequence ATGGTGTTTTGCTATACTTTTTTCGATGTACCTATCGGTTCTTGTGCTATGGTTTGGTGTGAAGCAGGTGGAATTGTGCGCCTTTTTTTGCCGGACAATTCTACGTCGCTCCAATCGACAATCGAGACGCGATGGCCGGATGCCCAAAACGTCCACCCGAAAGGTGAAGTGCTTGATGTCATCAAAGGGGTCGGAAGTTACTTCACGGAAGGTCGAGAGGTCCCTTTGACCCCGCTTCTGATGATGAAGCACATGCCTTCTTTTTACCAGCGGGTCTATCAACGCACACAACGGATTCAGCGAGGAGCTGTTGCCACTTATAAAGAGATCGCCTCAGATGTCGGTTCTCCTCGTGCTGCTCGTGCGGTGGGGCGAGCAATGTCGCTCAATCCGTTCCCTCTTTTAATCCCGTGTCACCGCGTTCTTAAGTCGAATGAGCAATTAGGTGGATTTTCTGCACCTGGGGGGACTTCTTTGAAAGCTCAATTACTTGCTATGGAGGGGGTTAAGCTTTAG
- a CDS encoding sigma-54-dependent transcriptional regulator, which produces MFPEKKQLLIVDDEANLRRILSAQLSREGYDVLTAKEGEQGLELLRENHIDLMITDLKMPKMDGMTLLREALREDPYLPVVVITAHGTIDTAVEALKLGAFDYLTKPFDKDDLRQIVAKALRTRLLAGKEASIQAAANTCFGIIGNSPQIIELYTILKRVADTPTTILIVGESGTGKELVARALHEHSSRKDKPFIKLNCAAIPKELIESELFGYERGAFTGAVHSKPGRFELAHGGTLFLDEIGEVPMEMQVKLLRVLQESEFERVGGIKTMRVDVRLVAATNRDLKKLIGAGAFRDDLYYRLNVVPIRLPSLRERTGDIPILAEHFLIKFNGRLKKAIHGIEPEALDLLCAYTWPGNIRELENVMERAVLFCDTERIRCSDLSIEIQDPPSSTSLNPEMEQEETLPVSQDGGLKEHIKIATIRLERELVSRALMQANGNVTHAARLLKISRKGLQLKIKELHLREEDNEKGR; this is translated from the coding sequence ATGTTTCCCGAAAAAAAGCAACTCCTAATTGTTGATGATGAAGCGAATCTGAGACGCATTCTCTCCGCTCAACTTTCCCGCGAAGGCTATGACGTCCTGACAGCAAAAGAGGGGGAGCAAGGGCTAGAGCTTCTTCGAGAAAACCATATCGATTTGATGATCACCGATCTCAAAATGCCAAAAATGGATGGGATGACGCTTTTGCGTGAAGCACTGAGAGAAGACCCGTACCTACCCGTTGTAGTGATTACAGCTCACGGTACCATCGATACAGCAGTAGAGGCGCTTAAGTTAGGCGCTTTTGATTATCTCACCAAGCCTTTCGACAAGGATGATCTGCGTCAAATTGTAGCGAAAGCGCTCCGCACACGACTTCTTGCAGGGAAAGAAGCTTCGATCCAAGCCGCAGCGAATACTTGCTTTGGAATTATCGGGAATTCCCCACAAATTATAGAGTTATACACTATACTCAAGCGAGTCGCAGATACCCCCACCACGATTTTGATTGTCGGGGAAAGCGGCACAGGCAAAGAACTTGTCGCGCGAGCACTTCACGAACACTCGTCCCGGAAAGACAAACCCTTTATCAAATTGAATTGTGCGGCTATCCCAAAAGAGTTGATCGAGAGCGAACTCTTTGGCTATGAACGAGGGGCTTTCACAGGTGCTGTGCACTCAAAACCAGGCCGTTTCGAATTGGCTCATGGAGGGACTCTCTTCCTCGATGAAATCGGAGAGGTCCCAATGGAGATGCAAGTCAAACTCCTCCGTGTACTTCAAGAGAGTGAGTTCGAACGCGTAGGAGGGATCAAAACGATGCGTGTAGATGTGCGTCTGGTAGCAGCGACCAATCGAGACTTAAAAAAGTTGATCGGGGCAGGAGCCTTTCGAGACGATCTGTATTATCGGCTCAACGTTGTTCCCATACGCCTCCCCTCCCTCCGGGAAAGAACCGGAGATATCCCCATCCTCGCAGAGCACTTTCTCATAAAATTCAATGGGCGTCTTAAAAAGGCTATTCACGGAATCGAACCCGAAGCGTTAGATCTTCTCTGCGCTTACACCTGGCCAGGCAATATTCGAGAACTCGAAAACGTGATGGAACGAGCTGTCCTCTTTTGCGATACAGAGCGAATTCGTTGCAGCGATCTATCCATCGAAATCCAGGATCCCCCTTCTTCAACTTCATTGAATCCCGAGATGGAACAAGAGGAGACCCTACCTGTAAGTCAAGATGGAGGGCTCAAAGAGCATATCAAGATTGCGACGATCCGCCTTGAGCGTGAGCTTGTGAGCCGTGCTCTCATGCAAGCCAATGGCAATGTCACTCATGCTGCTCGTTTGCTTAAAATTTCTCGCAAAGGTCTTCAATTAAAAATTAAAGAACTCCATTTGCGAGAAGAGGATAACGAAAAAGGCAGGTAA
- a CDS encoding vWA domain-containing protein, translating to MDFPVDIKPLGFNLILLVDVSYSMFFPEPSSYLTLSKAIKELLKDDTFNNGRIALFFFPQERNQWKVESYQTPVFPLTQLPAPQLQNKLDRKFTNGHTTSLPAVLGAYSYVDSEMAKAPKEKFILLLVTDGVPTTTNDPTKQNSYSFKGFSSLKNDVNGLKQVVGRLNQQSPSILTHVIGLGDVGELGRLSVLNDIAAAGGTGCALLVNKKNPKEISEQFRETIKKVQAEAWEGVFLIPPPPQGHVYNYDSMSMVYQPKGGEPILLPRGDHNGEGWDFCEGFQKIMLFPKTSALIRDNKGSIRCKQTCYREGHTR from the coding sequence ATGGATTTTCCGGTGGACATCAAACCTCTCGGATTCAATCTCATTCTCTTGGTAGATGTGTCGTATAGTATGTTTTTCCCAGAACCTTCTTCTTATCTCACTCTTTCAAAGGCGATCAAGGAACTTTTAAAAGACGACACATTTAATAATGGTCGGATTGCTCTCTTTTTCTTTCCACAAGAAAGGAATCAATGGAAAGTTGAGAGCTACCAAACTCCTGTATTCCCCCTGACTCAATTGCCCGCTCCACAATTGCAGAATAAGCTTGATAGGAAGTTCACCAACGGGCACACTACGAGCCTCCCTGCTGTTTTAGGTGCTTACTCGTATGTCGATTCAGAAATGGCTAAAGCTCCAAAGGAAAAGTTCATCTTGCTCCTCGTGACGGATGGCGTTCCTACGACTACGAATGATCCTACAAAACAAAACTCCTATTCATTTAAGGGCTTCTCCTCTTTAAAGAATGACGTGAATGGATTGAAGCAAGTAGTGGGAAGGCTCAATCAGCAATCCCCTTCAATTCTCACTCATGTGATCGGTCTTGGCGATGTAGGTGAATTAGGGAGGCTCTCTGTTTTGAATGATATAGCAGCTGCGGGTGGTACAGGTTGTGCTTTATTAGTTAATAAAAAGAATCCTAAAGAGATTTCTGAGCAATTCCGAGAGACTATCAAGAAGGTGCAGGCTGAAGCGTGGGAGGGAGTTTTTTTAATACCGCCACCGCCGCAGGGTCATGTATACAATTACGACAGCATGAGTATGGTGTACCAGCCGAAGGGAGGGGAGCCTATCTTGTTGCCGCGTGGAGATCATAATGGGGAGGGGTGGGATTTTTGTGAAGGTTTCCAGAAAATCATGCTTTTCCCTAAAACTTCTGCGCTGATCAGGGATAATAAGGGGAGTATTCGCTGCAAACAGACGTGTTACCGCGAGGGTCACACAAGGTAA
- a CDS encoding GNAT family N-acetyltransferase, with protein sequence MKGYIINVEQIPLGHIKIYDTYDVPRITPFSGSPKSLGVFDIFIGEGKYLGRDLGSQATSKPLRLYGSKHSHIFVDPESTNIAAIKSYEKAGFTKVDEYMLRSAKCC encoded by the coding sequence ATCAAAGGTTACATCATTAATGTAGAACAAATTCCCCTTGGACATATCAAAATTTATGATACTTATGATGTCCCACGCATCACGCCATTCTCGGGATCACCGAAAAGCCTAGGCGTATTTGATATCTTCATTGGCGAGGGGAAATACTTAGGACGAGATCTAGGTTCGCAAGCGACTTCAAAGCCTTTAAGACTATATGGCAGTAAGCACTCTCACATTTTTGTTGACCCTGAATCAACCAATATTGCCGCTATCAAATCTTACGAAAAAGCTGGCTTTACGAAAGTGGATGAATACATGCTACGCTCAGCAAAGTGTTGCTGA
- a CDS encoding alpha/beta hydrolase, translating to MIRRKFGPAQALLAGGTDHQGGGKGPICVLLHGFGADPYDLAPLASTLSLPNEVRWVFPEAPLPLESGFHSGRAWWMIDLGHLQTMLANHRGAELAQEVPNGLHEARAYLSQVLEAIEHDLHGHHSLLILGGFSQGAILSCDLAFCLDRRLSALIVLSGTIVAENEWEQGIARRMNLPIFQSHGDSDPILPFEGGVRLHQKMEQKHLKTTWCPFEGGHIIGPAVIIELKAFLEKMLSSSVQ from the coding sequence ATGATTCGACGAAAATTTGGCCCTGCACAAGCACTCCTTGCAGGAGGAACTGACCATCAAGGGGGAGGAAAAGGGCCTATTTGTGTCCTTTTGCACGGTTTTGGAGCAGATCCTTACGACCTTGCCCCTTTAGCTAGCACGCTTAGCCTCCCTAATGAAGTGCGATGGGTCTTTCCCGAAGCACCCTTACCTTTGGAATCAGGATTCCATTCAGGGCGAGCCTGGTGGATGATCGATCTGGGCCACCTTCAGACCATGCTAGCAAACCATCGCGGTGCAGAGCTCGCGCAAGAAGTACCAAACGGCCTCCATGAAGCGAGAGCGTACCTGTCTCAGGTGTTGGAAGCGATCGAACATGATCTTCACGGCCACCATTCTCTGCTCATTCTAGGAGGATTTTCCCAAGGGGCCATCCTCTCCTGTGACCTAGCGTTTTGCCTCGACCGTCGCCTATCCGCCCTCATAGTGCTTTCGGGAACCATAGTTGCAGAAAACGAATGGGAACAAGGGATCGCTCGGCGAATGAACTTGCCTATTTTTCAAAGCCACGGTGATTCTGATCCAATCCTACCCTTCGAAGGGGGGGTAAGGCTCCACCAAAAGATGGAACAGAAGCATCTCAAGACAACGTGGTGCCCCTTTGAAGGAGGGCACATCATCGGCCCAGCAGTCATAATAGAGCTAAAAGCATTTCTAGAGAAAATGCTGTCCTCCTCGGTTCAATAG
- a CDS encoding NAD(P)H-dependent glycerol-3-phosphate dehydrogenase has protein sequence MNKVAIFGSGAWGTALAIHATRRGHAVNIWSFEQEIADEISSDHRNTAYLPGVQLPAVIQASVDVEKVSADADIVILAPPSRYFRSVANLLRKNLAKHAIVAIASKGIEVTSHQFLFQILEEALPEVSSERYVCLSGPTFAREVAKGLPTDIVAASKGAEAAQRAQGILHAPTFRVYRSEDPMGVGIGGAIKNVIAIATGACDGLGLGNNARAALITRGLAEMVRLGVALGANALTFLGLAGMGDLVLTCTGALSRNRTLGMKVAEGIDAKQFLASQKTVAEGFFSAHAAYKLSQKYGVEMPITEQVYQVLYQGRPLKAAMHRLMERSFKEELAGIE, from the coding sequence ATGAATAAAGTGGCCATTTTCGGTTCTGGGGCGTGGGGGACTGCACTTGCGATCCATGCAACAAGAAGAGGGCATGCGGTCAATATATGGTCTTTTGAGCAGGAAATAGCTGATGAGATTTCTTCTGATCACCGAAATACGGCTTACTTGCCTGGTGTACAGCTCCCTGCGGTGATTCAGGCTAGTGTTGATGTAGAAAAAGTCAGTGCCGATGCCGATATTGTGATTCTCGCACCCCCCTCGAGATATTTTCGTTCTGTAGCCAACCTGCTCCGCAAAAATCTTGCCAAGCATGCAATCGTTGCAATCGCGTCCAAGGGAATTGAGGTAACAAGCCATCAATTCTTGTTTCAGATTCTTGAGGAGGCGTTGCCTGAAGTGAGCTCGGAGCGGTACGTTTGCCTATCGGGGCCTACTTTTGCAAGAGAGGTGGCAAAAGGCCTCCCGACGGATATCGTTGCCGCGTCCAAAGGGGCGGAAGCGGCTCAAAGAGCGCAGGGGATACTTCATGCTCCTACCTTTCGAGTATATCGCAGTGAGGACCCGATGGGTGTTGGAATCGGAGGGGCAATTAAGAATGTGATCGCTATTGCAACAGGGGCTTGTGACGGTTTGGGTCTTGGAAACAATGCGCGGGCTGCTCTTATCACCCGCGGCCTTGCAGAAATGGTTCGCTTGGGGGTTGCATTGGGAGCGAATGCGCTGACCTTTTTAGGACTTGCAGGGATGGGTGATCTTGTTTTGACCTGTACAGGTGCTCTCTCGCGCAACCGAACGTTGGGGATGAAAGTCGCTGAGGGGATAGATGCAAAACAATTCCTCGCGAGTCAGAAAACCGTAGCCGAGGGATTTTTCTCTGCGCACGCAGCTTATAAGCTTTCTCAAAAATACGGTGTTGAAATGCCTATCACAGAGCAGGTCTATCAAGTTCTCTATCAAGGCCGCCCGCTCAAAGCGGCGATGCATCGGCTTATGGAGCGTTCATTCAAAGAAGAATTAGCCGGTATTGAATGA
- a CDS encoding Fic family protein: MCRHWFKTIHPFLDGNGHVGHLLIMLLLVEQKMLSLLLLYLSAFFEAARDEYYKQLYNLSGDGSGTNGLVFLMGLLFKPRRLYRELNASMNY; encoded by the coding sequence TTGTGTCGCCATTGGTTTAAAACCATTCATCCATTTTTAGATGGGAATGGACATGTAGGGCATCTTCTGATTATGTTGCTGCTCGTAGAACAAAAAATGTTGTCTTTGCTCTTGCTCTATTTGTCTGCATTTTTTGAAGCGGCACGTGATGAATATTATAAACAACTTTATAACCTTAGCGGAGATGGTAGTGGCACGAATGGTTTGGTTTTTTTGATGGGGCTGCTGTTTAAGCCGAGGAGGCTTTATCGCGAGTTGAACGCATCAATGAACTACTAA
- the pcnB gene encoding polynucleotide adenylyltransferase PcnB has product MYKPKPSFSVLSELPELPSFTIEEDVPPRAPPPPSMRASLHEGTGLVRHRVSLDEHAIDSDAARVIQRLRQSHYQAYLVGGCVRDLLLSGKPKDFDIATDARPEDVHALFRNSRIIGRRFRLVHIFFRRGKIIEVATFRRNPLGSLEDTSFLQDEHNLLIRNDNAFGEAHEDALRRDFTINALFYDIEQRQVLDWCGGMEDIRRHTLHTIGEPAIRFCEDPVRILRAIKFAARLGLGITPDVYDAMIICRQHLSRAARPRLFEEIMRLLRGGVAHRSLWLLWESGAMSILLPELAAFLDDDGGNVGGSKRFWQRIDLMDRRTHELGRPLQDVVLCAVLLQDLLNESIERTRDKARAIHEFLNPIVTRIAIPRRIADAIRHVILIQPRIIARGKRGLSRSELSNCALELFEINRRLGSIAAM; this is encoded by the coding sequence ATGTATAAACCCAAACCCTCTTTCTCTGTACTCTCTGAGCTACCAGAACTTCCATCTTTCACTATCGAAGAGGACGTCCCCCCTAGAGCTCCTCCTCCCCCTTCGATGCGAGCATCTTTACACGAAGGGACAGGCTTGGTGCGGCACCGGGTTTCTTTGGATGAGCATGCGATTGATTCGGATGCAGCTAGGGTGATTCAACGACTTCGTCAGAGTCATTACCAAGCTTACCTTGTAGGTGGATGTGTAAGAGATCTCTTGCTTTCGGGAAAGCCAAAAGACTTTGATATTGCAACCGATGCTCGTCCTGAGGATGTGCACGCTCTTTTTAGAAATTCCAGAATCATTGGGCGTCGATTCCGTTTGGTGCATATCTTCTTTCGAAGAGGCAAGATCATCGAAGTTGCTACGTTCCGTCGCAATCCGTTGGGCAGTTTGGAGGATACTTCTTTTCTGCAGGACGAGCATAATTTGCTGATACGCAACGATAATGCATTCGGCGAAGCGCATGAAGATGCTCTCCGCCGAGATTTTACAATCAATGCGCTATTTTATGACATTGAACAACGACAGGTGCTGGATTGGTGTGGGGGAATGGAAGATATCAGACGCCATACGCTCCATACCATTGGAGAACCCGCGATTCGCTTTTGTGAGGATCCCGTTCGGATTCTTCGCGCGATTAAGTTTGCTGCGCGACTGGGGTTAGGGATTACTCCCGATGTGTATGATGCCATGATTATATGCCGCCAGCATTTATCTCGTGCTGCGCGACCTCGTCTTTTTGAAGAGATCATGAGGCTATTGCGAGGGGGGGTTGCTCATCGCTCGCTCTGGTTGCTGTGGGAGTCGGGAGCGATGTCTATCTTATTGCCTGAGCTTGCTGCTTTCCTGGATGACGATGGAGGGAATGTCGGAGGGAGCAAACGATTTTGGCAGCGGATCGATCTGATGGACCGCCGTACTCACGAACTGGGACGTCCTCTTCAGGATGTGGTTCTCTGTGCAGTGTTACTCCAAGATCTCTTGAATGAATCGATAGAACGTACGAGAGATAAGGCAAGAGCCATTCATGAGTTTTTGAACCCGATTGTTACACGCATCGCCATTCCGCGGCGGATTGCAGATGCTATTCGACATGTGATTTTAATACAGCCGCGCATTATTGCCCGAGGAAAAAGAGGCCTGTCTCGATCTGAGTTATCGAATTGTGCGCTCGAATTGTTCGAAATCAACCGAAGACTTGGCTCAATCGCTGCCATGTGA
- a CDS encoding vWA domain-containing protein: MKSCTKRRLLFCFVLIGCSGSHSSNHTRDGGLDPSSQHQRHGEGGLFVIDADSNPSEKEEPCNDFDIEAQVMPLNLMVTFDRSASMNGGDLYSMCRDALKGFFLAFNGSDVQASLIFFPSAGVESRSYSTIGCDVSSYANPTKDYFVPLTKLPTHLFDDALSTIPADGYITPTLPTLLGVFSLIDTWKQQQRDARFVHLLISDGKPTGCGARRYNIGGREYSNDIEGVRAAVERAYKQFDIPTYVIGLGEDLDEIAEVGNKTRKAIYINRNDPAVAAQQFKNTLEQIRRDSIQTIYKIPSPPVGRTYNFQGVTVTYTPPSGSPIEVPYSDDPSVIGWCYDNIKAPRMFVLSDKMKDYLIGGGRVDFKQRCNQNPTIPPR, translated from the coding sequence ATGAAGAGCTGCACAAAGCGGCGGCTCCTTTTTTGTTTTGTTCTTATCGGTTGTTCTGGAAGTCACTCTAGCAATCATACAAGGGATGGAGGGCTAGATCCCTCTTCACAGCATCAGAGGCATGGAGAGGGTGGGCTGTTTGTGATCGATGCGGATTCCAATCCTTCAGAAAAAGAAGAGCCTTGCAATGACTTTGATATAGAAGCGCAAGTGATGCCTCTTAACTTAATGGTTACTTTTGATCGCTCAGCCAGCATGAACGGTGGTGATCTCTACTCCATGTGTAGGGATGCTTTGAAAGGATTCTTTTTGGCTTTTAATGGGAGTGATGTTCAAGCGTCGCTTATCTTTTTCCCTAGTGCTGGTGTTGAATCTCGTTCATACAGCACGATCGGTTGTGATGTGAGTTCATATGCAAATCCTACAAAAGACTACTTTGTGCCTCTCACAAAGCTACCGACTCATCTGTTTGATGATGCGTTGAGCACGATTCCAGCGGATGGATACATCACTCCCACCTTGCCCACTCTTTTAGGAGTTTTTTCTTTGATAGACACATGGAAGCAGCAACAACGTGATGCCCGGTTTGTTCATCTTTTGATCAGTGATGGAAAGCCTACAGGTTGTGGTGCGCGTCGTTATAATATTGGGGGACGAGAGTATAGCAATGATATTGAAGGGGTTCGTGCTGCAGTTGAAAGGGCATACAAACAGTTCGATATCCCTACGTATGTGATCGGTCTGGGGGAGGACCTTGATGAAATTGCAGAGGTTGGAAATAAAACCAGGAAGGCTATCTACATCAATCGCAACGATCCGGCTGTTGCTGCTCAACAGTTTAAAAATACTCTTGAGCAGATACGGCGGGATAGCATCCAGACGATTTATAAAATTCCTTCGCCGCCTGTAGGGCGAACCTATAATTTTCAAGGTGTGACGGTAACGTATACACCTCCTTCCGGTTCTCCTATAGAGGTACCCTATTCAGATGACCCTAGTGTTATAGGATGGTGTTATGATAACATAAAAGCCCCTCGGATGTTCGTTCTCAGCGATAAAATGAAGGATTATTTGATTGGAGGTGGAAGGGTTGATTTTAAGCAGCGCTGTAATCAAAATCCTACAATCCCTCCTCGATAA
- a CDS encoding Fic/DOC family N-terminal domain-containing protein yields MQWLNSLSRADFLLGKLAREGNKLPNPHLLIRLFITREAVLSSKKASGPLSVKS; encoded by the coding sequence ATGCAGTGGTTAAATAGCTTATCACGTGCTGATTTTTTGCTGGGTAAATTGGCGCGAGAAGGCAATAAATTGCCGAATCCTCACCTTTTGATCCGTCTATTTATCACGCGAGAGGCAGTATTATCCAGTAAAAAGGCAAGCGGACCACTCTCGGTGAAATCTTAG
- the aspS gene encoding aspartate--tRNA ligase, translating to MWIEDERWKRTHYAGAVRKCDVGQEVVLFGWVSNYRDHGGCLFVDLRDREGIVQLVFAPQCRGYGDSPKEAYAAAQALRNEWVIGIRGLVVERGATRNPRLPTGDIEVQVIAVTVLNKAAPLPFEIGDSASVHEDKRLQYRYLDLRRPSLQESLRKRHQVYQITRRYLDQQGFLELETPILAKYTPGGARNFLVPSRMHPGKFFSLAESPQLFKQLFMVAGLDRYFQIVKCFRDEDLRLDRQPEFTQIDLEMSFVHQRDIFSLVEGYLFALWKEVLGINLSQWYPTGHFPQLSFSDSMNRYGNDKPDLRFELEHIDMTALMVELGGGGIPLFKGIAACFQNGSYRLELPAEIIKMIKIPSKFASKFSRSDLDKLEGYAKGMGATGLGRVKIDEGGTWAQSPFAKQIEPEARDAIHRLVDGYPGDILLFQAGKTSMVHTVMANLRIEIARKIGLIPDKGSGGRFEFIWIVNPPLFEYSEEEKRWVAAHHAFTQPHEDYLHLLDKDPGKVLSYRYDLVLNGYEIGGGSIRIHDSELQRKVFAVLGIKEEEAQEKFGFLLNAFRYGAPPHGGIALGMDRLVMLLTEGESLRDVLPFPKTQKGSDLMSSAPTAVSPRQLKEFSIKSTEPTG from the coding sequence CTGTGGATTGAAGACGAGCGCTGGAAGAGGACCCATTACGCAGGGGCGGTTCGCAAATGTGATGTGGGGCAAGAGGTGGTTCTGTTTGGTTGGGTATCCAACTATCGAGACCACGGAGGTTGTCTTTTCGTCGATTTGCGGGATCGAGAGGGAATTGTTCAGCTTGTATTTGCTCCACAGTGTCGAGGTTATGGGGATTCTCCGAAGGAAGCGTATGCCGCTGCACAGGCTCTCAGAAATGAATGGGTGATCGGAATCCGGGGGCTTGTGGTGGAGCGTGGAGCTACCCGTAACCCCCGATTGCCTACAGGGGATATTGAGGTGCAGGTCATCGCTGTGACGGTTCTCAACAAAGCAGCTCCTCTTCCCTTCGAGATCGGGGATTCTGCTTCTGTTCATGAAGATAAGCGTTTGCAGTACCGTTATCTGGATCTGCGTCGCCCTTCGCTTCAAGAATCTCTGCGCAAGCGCCATCAAGTCTATCAGATCACCAGGCGGTATCTCGATCAGCAAGGGTTTCTCGAGTTGGAGACTCCTATTCTAGCAAAGTATACACCAGGTGGGGCGAGAAATTTTTTGGTCCCGAGTCGGATGCATCCGGGTAAATTTTTTTCTTTGGCAGAAAGCCCTCAGCTTTTTAAACAACTCTTTATGGTTGCTGGACTTGATCGCTACTTCCAAATTGTGAAGTGTTTTCGCGATGAAGATCTGCGATTGGACAGACAACCTGAGTTTACCCAGATCGACTTAGAGATGTCGTTTGTCCATCAGCGTGATATTTTTAGTCTGGTTGAAGGTTATCTATTCGCTCTTTGGAAAGAGGTGTTGGGCATTAATCTCAGTCAATGGTATCCCACAGGTCACTTTCCTCAGCTCTCTTTTTCCGATTCGATGAACCGCTATGGCAACGATAAGCCCGATTTGCGTTTTGAACTCGAACACATCGATATGACTGCGTTGATGGTGGAGCTCGGGGGAGGGGGAATCCCTCTTTTCAAGGGTATCGCTGCATGCTTTCAGAACGGCTCCTATCGGCTTGAACTGCCTGCAGAGATTATCAAAATGATTAAGATTCCTTCTAAGTTCGCTTCTAAGTTTTCGCGATCCGATCTGGATAAGCTCGAAGGATATGCAAAAGGTATGGGGGCAACAGGGCTAGGTCGAGTCAAGATAGACGAGGGGGGAACATGGGCCCAATCGCCATTTGCTAAGCAGATAGAGCCTGAAGCGCGTGATGCGATCCATCGCCTGGTAGATGGATATCCGGGCGATATTCTGCTCTTCCAGGCTGGGAAGACATCCATGGTGCATACAGTCATGGCAAACCTCCGCATCGAAATCGCAAGGAAAATTGGTTTGATCCCAGATAAGGGCAGCGGTGGTCGATTTGAATTCATCTGGATAGTGAATCCACCGTTGTTTGAATACTCTGAAGAGGAGAAGAGGTGGGTCGCAGCGCATCACGCATTCACGCAGCCGCACGAGGATTATTTGCATTTGTTGGACAAGGATCCCGGGAAAGTTCTCTCCTATCGCTACGATCTCGTATTGAATGGCTATGAGATCGGAGGAGGGTCCATCCGGATCCACGATTCCGAGTTGCAGCGAAAGGTGTTTGCTGTTTTGGGGATTAAAGAAGAAGAAGCACAAGAAAAGTTTGGTTTCTTGCTCAATGCCTTTCGTTATGGTGCTCCTCCTCACGGAGGGATTGCGCTTGGTATGGATCGGTTGGTGATGTTGCTTACAGAAGGGGAAAGTCTGCGCGATGTCTTACCGTTCCCCAAGACGCAAAAAGGATCCGATCTCATGTCCAGCGCACCGACAGCGGTCTCTCCTCGCCAACTCAAAGAATTCTCCATCAAGAGCACTGAACCAACCGGTTGA